In the genome of Streptomyces sp. P3, the window GGTCGCTGTCATCGAGAACGGCGCCTCGTGGGTGGAACCGCTGCTCAGCCGGCTCGCGGACGTCCACAAGAAGATGCCCCACGAGTTCCGGGAGAACCCGGTGGATGTCTTCAAGCGGCACATCCACATCAGCCCGTTCTGGGAGGAGGACATGGCCGAGCTCGGAAACCTCATCGGTATCGAGCGGGTCCTGTTCGGCTCCGACTACCCCCACCCCGAGGGCCTCGCCGACCCCGTCACCTACGTCGACCACCTCCCGAAGCTGTCCGAGGAGGACAAGGCCAGGGTCATGGGCGGCAATCTGGCCCGGCTGATCGACGCATGACCACCGCCCGCACCATCCCCGAACTGGTGCTGAGCACGGCCGACCGGTTCGGCGACGCCGAGGCGGTCGTGGACGGCGAACTGCGCCTCACCTTCCGCGACCTGGCCGACCGGGTCCGCCGCACCGCAGGGGCGTTCGCCTCGGCGGGCGTCGGCCCGGGCGACCGGGTGGCCCTGTGGGCGCCCAACTCGGCCGAGTGGATCGTCGCCGCCTTCGGACTGCTCACGGCCGGCGGGGTGCTGGTGCCGGTGAACACCCGCTTCCTCGACGAGGAGGCCCACGACATCGTCGTACGCAGCGGCGCCAAGGCGCTGCTCGTCCAGAACGGTTTCCTGGAACGGGAGTTCACCGGCCCGCCCGGCGTTCCGGTCATCGACCTGAAAGCCTCCGGTTTCCTCGACTCCGGCGATCCTCTTGACCCCAAGGCCGACGAGGACGACCTGGCGGACATCGTCTTCACCTCCGGTACCACAGGGCGGCCCAAGGGCGTGATGACGACGCACGGCCAGACCCTGCGCCTGTACACGGAGTGGTGCGATCTCGCCCAGCTCCGGCAGGGCGACCGGTACCTGATCGTCAACCCGTTCTTCCACATCTTCGGCTACAAGGCGGGCCTGGTTGCGTCGATGATCCGGGGCGCGACCGTCCTCCCGGTGGCCGTCTTCGACGTGGACCGGGTGCTGGACCTCGTGGAGAAGGAGCGGGTGACCGTCCTGCCGGGACCGCCGACCCTGTACCACGCCCTGCTGGAGGCCGGCGCGGGCCGCGACCTGTCCTCCCTGCGGGTCGCGGTGACCGGTGCGGCGGACATCCCGGTCGAGCTGGTCCGGCGCATCACCACCGAACTGCCGTTCACGCACCTCATGACTGGCTACGGCCTCACCGAGGCCGGCACCGTCACCGCGTCCCGGCCCGGGGACCCCTACGAGGCTGTCGCCACCACCGTGGGCAGACCGTGCGAGGGCTTCGAGGTGCACGTCGCCGAGGACCAGGAGGTGCTCGTGCGCGGCTACTCCGTCATGCGCGGCTACCTCGACGACCCCGAGGCCACCGCCGAGGCCGTGGGCGCCGATGGCTGGCTGCACACCGGCGACCTCGGTGCACTGGACGCCGAGGGCCGCCTGCGGATCGTCGGCCGCAAGAAGGACATGTTCGTCGTCGGCGGCTTCAACGCCTACCCCGCCGAGATCGAGGGCTTTCTGCTGAGGCACCCGGCGGTCGCCCAGGCCGCTGTCATCGGCGTGCCCGACGAGCGGCTCGGCCAGGTCGGCAAGGCCTTCGTCGTCCCGCGCACCGAATTCGCCGGGATCACGGAGGCCGAGCTGATCGCCTGGGCGCGCGAGCGGATGGCCGGCTTCAAGGTGCCCCGCCACGTCGAGTTCCGCACGCAGCTGCCGCTGAACGCCACCGGAAAGGTGATGAAGGACCAACTGACATGACCCAGGACTTCCGCACTCCCTCCGGCATCCCACTCAACCCGGTGTACGGCCCCGGGGACCGCCGCGCCGAACCCCCCGACCCAGGCACGTTCCCCTTCACGCGCGGCAACTATCCCACCGGCTACCGGGGCCGCACCTGGACCCTGCGCCAGTACTCCGGCTTCGGCACCGCCGAGGAGTCCAACCGCCGCTACCGCTACCTCCTCGACCAGGGCGGCACGGGCCTGTCGGTGGCGCTCGACCTGCCCACCCAGTGCGGCTACGACTCCGACGACCCGGAGTACGCCGACGAGGTCGGCCGGGTCGGGGTCGCGCTGGACACCCTCGCCGACGCCGAGATCCTCTTCGACGCCCTTCCGCTGGACCGGATCAGCACCAGCTTCACCATCAACGGCACAGCGGCGATCCTGCTCGCCTTCTACGTCGCCGCGGCCGAGAAGCGCGGTATCCCCCGTGCGAAGCTCACCGGCACCATCCAGAACGACATCCTCAAGGAGTACGCCTCCCGCGGCACCTGGATCTGGCCCCCGGAGCCCTCGCTGAGGCTCATCGCGGACACCATCGAGTTCTGTGCCGCGCAGGTGCCCCGCTTCAACGCGATCTCCGTCGCGGGCGCGCACTTCCGCGACGCCGGCGCCAACGCCGTACAGGAGATGGCGTTCACCCTCGCCGACGGCGTCACGTACTGCGAGACCGTCCTGGAACGCGGCCGGATGACTATCGACCAGTTCGCCCCGCAGGTCTCCTTCTTCTTCTACACGCACGGCGACTTCTTCGAGGAGGTCGCCAAGTACCGTGCGGGGCGCAGGCGCTGGGCGACCATCGTGCGCGAGCGGTTCGGTGCGACCACCGACAAGGCGTGCATGTTCCGCTTCGGCGTCGTGGCCGGCGGAGCCTCCCTCTACGCCCCGCAGGCCCGCAACAACACCGTGCGCGTCGCCTACGAGGCCCTCGCCTCGGTGCTGGGTGGGGTGCAGTCGATGTTCACCGCGGCCTGGGACGAGCCGTTCGCCCTGCCGAGTGAGGAGTCCACGACGCTCGCCCTGCGCACCCAGCAGGTGCTCGCGCACGAGACGGGCGTGACGAAGGTCGCCGACCCGCTGGGAGGTTCGTACTTCGTGGAGGCCCTCACCGACGCCACCGAGGAGCGGATCGTCGAGATCATGGCCGATCTGGAAGCGCACGGCGGCATGGTGCGCTGCATCGAGGACGGCTACCTCCAAGGGCTGATCGCCGACGAGGCGTGGCGGCTGCACCAGGAGACCGCCTCCGGCGAGCGGCCCGTCGTGGGCGTCAACCGGTTCACCGTGGACGAGCCCCCGCCCGACCTCGCCACCTACGAACTTGACGCCGAGGGCCGAGAGCGCCAGCTCAAGCGGCTCGCACGGGTCAAGGCCGAGCGCAGCGCGGCTGAGGTGCGCGCCCGCCTCGACGATCTGCGGCGCGCCGCCGAAGGAGACACGAACCTGATGGATCCGCTCGTCGCGTGCGCGGGCGCCTACTGCACGGTCGGCGAGATGGCCGACGCTCTGCGCGCGGTGTGGGGCGAGTTCCGGCAGCCGGTGGTGTTCTGATGACCACACCTGTGCGCGTTCTCGTCGCCAAGCCCGGGCTCGACGGACATGACCGTGGCGCCAAACTGGTCGCCCGCGGGCTGCGTGACGCCGGCTTCGAGGTGGTGTTCACCGGCATCCGGCACCGCGTGGACGACATCGCCGCCACAGCCGTGCAGGAGGACGTCGCCCTGGTCGGCCTGTCCATCCTTTCCGGCGCCCATCTCGCCCTCACCCGCCGCACGGTCCAGGCGCTGCGCGCCGCAGGCGGCGACGACATCCCCGTCGTGGTCGGCGGCACCATCCCGGCCTCGGACGTGGCGCGGCTGCGGGAGGCCGGAGCCGCCGGGGTGTACCCCACGGGCACCCCGCTCGACGCGATCGTCGCGGACATCCGCGTCCTGACAGCCCCGGAGGACTAGCCATGCGAGTCGGAGTGATGAGCGGCCCCGAACGGGGCGACGCCGCGCACAAGGCGGCCCGCATGGTCGACGACGCCCGCTGGGCGGAGGAGGTCGGCTTCGACACCGTGTGGGTGCCACAGGTACCGACCGACTTCGACGCCTTGACCGCCATCGCCCTCATGGGCCAGGCCACCGAGCGCGTCGAACTGGGCACGGCCGTCGTCCCCGTCCACGCCCAGCACCCCATCGCGCTGGCCCGTCAGGCCGTGTCCACGCAGGCTGCGGCGGGCGGACGGCTCACGCTCGGCGTCGGTGCCTCCCACCACTGGATCGTCCGCGACATGCTGGGCCTGCCGTACGAGAAGCCCGCGGCGTACACCCGCGCCTACCTGGCGGTACTCAACTCGGCGCTGTCCGGGGGTGGTTCGGTGGACGTCGAGAACGACTTCTTCCGCGTCCACAACCCGCTCACCATCGCTCCGGTCGCCCCCCTGCCGGTCCTGATGGCCGCGCTGGGCCCGGTGATGCTGCGCATCGCGGGGGAGTACACCGACGGCACGGTCCTGTGGATGGCGGACGAGCGGTCGGTCGCCGAGCACGTCGTCCCGACGATCACCAAGGCTGCCGAGACCGCGGGCCGTCCGGCACCCCGCATCGTCGCGGGAATTCCGGTGTGTCTGTGCGCACCGCACGAGGTCGACGCCGCGCGCGAGCGCGCCAATCGCATCCTCGGCGAGGCCGAGGTGTCCCCCAACTACCAGCGCCTGCTGGAGTACGGCGACGCCCGCGACGTCGGCGACCTGTGCGCGGCGGGTGACGAGGCGGCCATCAGGGCCCGCTTCCGGCGCTTCGCCGACGCGGGCGTGACCGACCTGTCCGTCCGCCTGTTGCCCATTGGCAGCGGCCGCGACGAACTCGTCGCCTCCAAGCTGCGCACCCGTGACGCCGTCGCCGCGATCGCGGCGGATCTGCGGTGAACGGCCCGCTGGCCGGCCTGCGCGTGCTGGAGGTCGGCCACATCCTGGCCGGCCCGTACGCCACCATGCTGCTCGCCGACCTGGGCGCCCGGGTCACCAAGGTCGAACCGCCCGGCGGCGACCTGTCCCGGCAGGTCTCCGAGGCCTACTTCGCCAGCCTCAACCGGAACAAGCGCTCGGTCCGCGTGGACCTGAGCGCCCCCGCCGGCCAGGACCGCCTGCACGAGCTGGTGCGCGACGCCGACGCCCTGCTGGTCAACCTCAAGCCGTCCGCCATCGAGCGCTTCGGCCTGACCTACGAGGCCCTGAAGCCCTACAACGAGCGCCTGGTGTGCGTGGCCCTCACCGGCTGGGGCATGGACGCGGGCGACATGCCCGCCTTCGACTACGTCGTTCAGGCCGCCACCGGCATCGCGGCCATGACGGGCGACCCGGACGGCCCGCCCGCGCTGCCCGGCTACTCCTCGGTCGACAACTCGGCCGGAATGGCGGCCGCGCTGGGCCTGCTGGCCCAGATCGTCTCCGGACGCGGCGGCCAGATCGAGGTGTCGCTGCGCGACGTGATGCTCTCGCAGCTGAACTACCACGCCGCGGCCTGGCTCAACGACGGCAAGGCTCCGCGCCGCCTGGGAGGCGCCCACGCCCACTACGTCCCCGCCCAGCTCTTCCCCACCGCCGAGGGACACCTGGCCCTCTTCATCACCCACGACGGCTTCTGGCGCTCCTTCGCCGCGGAGGCCGGCATCGAGGGCTACTTGACGATGGCCGAGCGCGCGGCCCGCCGCGAAGAAGTGGTGGCCGCGGTGACGAAGGCGCTGGCCGCCGACTTCGCGGTGAGCTGGGAACGCCGGCTGCGCCCGCTCGGCGTTCCCGCCGCCGCCGTACGCACGCTGCCCCAGGCACTCGTCGAATTTCCCGACGCGGTCGTGCGGGCCGGCGAACGCCGCCTGGTCGCAAGCCCGTTCCGGATCGCCGGGCACCAGCCGTCGTACGGCCCGCCGCCTCGCCTCGGGGAGCACGACGACACGGCTTAGAAGCCGCCCGGGCTCAGGGGGGGGCCGCTACGGCATCCCGCCGTCCACCCGCAGCGTCGCCCCACTGGTGTACGACGAGGCGTCCGACATCAGGTACAGAGCGGCGCCCACCACTTCGTCGGGGGCGCCGACACGTTGCAGCGCGTGCGGGCGCACCCCCTCGGCGAGCTGCTCGGGGTTCTCCTGCCAGCCCCGGGTGGCCCA includes:
- a CDS encoding FadD3 family acyl-CoA ligase; its protein translation is MTTARTIPELVLSTADRFGDAEAVVDGELRLTFRDLADRVRRTAGAFASAGVGPGDRVALWAPNSAEWIVAAFGLLTAGGVLVPVNTRFLDEEAHDIVVRSGAKALLVQNGFLEREFTGPPGVPVIDLKASGFLDSGDPLDPKADEDDLADIVFTSGTTGRPKGVMTTHGQTLRLYTEWCDLAQLRQGDRYLIVNPFFHIFGYKAGLVASMIRGATVLPVAVFDVDRVLDLVEKERVTVLPGPPTLYHALLEAGAGRDLSSLRVAVTGAADIPVELVRRITTELPFTHLMTGYGLTEAGTVTASRPGDPYEAVATTVGRPCEGFEVHVAEDQEVLVRGYSVMRGYLDDPEATAEAVGADGWLHTGDLGALDAEGRLRIVGRKKDMFVVGGFNAYPAEIEGFLLRHPAVAQAAVIGVPDERLGQVGKAFVVPRTEFAGITEAELIAWARERMAGFKVPRHVEFRTQLPLNATGKVMKDQLT
- a CDS encoding methylmalonyl-CoA mutase family protein; this translates as MTQDFRTPSGIPLNPVYGPGDRRAEPPDPGTFPFTRGNYPTGYRGRTWTLRQYSGFGTAEESNRRYRYLLDQGGTGLSVALDLPTQCGYDSDDPEYADEVGRVGVALDTLADAEILFDALPLDRISTSFTINGTAAILLAFYVAAAEKRGIPRAKLTGTIQNDILKEYASRGTWIWPPEPSLRLIADTIEFCAAQVPRFNAISVAGAHFRDAGANAVQEMAFTLADGVTYCETVLERGRMTIDQFAPQVSFFFYTHGDFFEEVAKYRAGRRRWATIVRERFGATTDKACMFRFGVVAGGASLYAPQARNNTVRVAYEALASVLGGVQSMFTAAWDEPFALPSEESTTLALRTQQVLAHETGVTKVADPLGGSYFVEALTDATEERIVEIMADLEAHGGMVRCIEDGYLQGLIADEAWRLHQETASGERPVVGVNRFTVDEPPPDLATYELDAEGRERQLKRLARVKAERSAAEVRARLDDLRRAAEGDTNLMDPLVACAGAYCTVGEMADALRAVWGEFRQPVVF
- a CDS encoding cobalamin B12-binding domain-containing protein (Presence of a B(12) (cobalamin)-binding domain implies dependence on cobalamin itself, in one of its several forms, or in some unusual lineages, dependence on a cobalamin-like analog.), whose amino-acid sequence is MTTPVRVLVAKPGLDGHDRGAKLVARGLRDAGFEVVFTGIRHRVDDIAATAVQEDVALVGLSILSGAHLALTRRTVQALRAAGGDDIPVVVGGTIPASDVARLREAGAAGVYPTGTPLDAIVADIRVLTAPED
- a CDS encoding TIGR03564 family F420-dependent LLM class oxidoreductase; protein product: MRVGVMSGPERGDAAHKAARMVDDARWAEEVGFDTVWVPQVPTDFDALTAIALMGQATERVELGTAVVPVHAQHPIALARQAVSTQAAAGGRLTLGVGASHHWIVRDMLGLPYEKPAAYTRAYLAVLNSALSGGGSVDVENDFFRVHNPLTIAPVAPLPVLMAALGPVMLRIAGEYTDGTVLWMADERSVAEHVVPTITKAAETAGRPAPRIVAGIPVCLCAPHEVDAARERANRILGEAEVSPNYQRLLEYGDARDVGDLCAAGDEAAIRARFRRFADAGVTDLSVRLLPIGSGRDELVASKLRTRDAVAAIAADLR
- a CDS encoding CaiB/BaiF CoA-transferase family protein, yielding MNGPLAGLRVLEVGHILAGPYATMLLADLGARVTKVEPPGGDLSRQVSEAYFASLNRNKRSVRVDLSAPAGQDRLHELVRDADALLVNLKPSAIERFGLTYEALKPYNERLVCVALTGWGMDAGDMPAFDYVVQAATGIAAMTGDPDGPPALPGYSSVDNSAGMAAALGLLAQIVSGRGGQIEVSLRDVMLSQLNYHAAAWLNDGKAPRRLGGAHAHYVPAQLFPTAEGHLALFITHDGFWRSFAAEAGIEGYLTMAERAARREEVVAAVTKALAADFAVSWERRLRPLGVPAAAVRTLPQALVEFPDAVVRAGERRLVASPFRIAGHQPSYGPPPRLGEHDDTA